CCGCCAAGCCCAAGCTTCAACAACAGGCTTGTCAAAAACCATATAAATCCCGATATAAACCAAACTCCCAAGCAAAATCCCAGAAACTACGGAAGCGGTTAAAAAACCGATATAAGTGTTTTTTTGCCCTTGCGGGGCATGTTCATGGACAAAAACCCAAGCGCCAGGCAATTCACCACCCACAGCAACGCCTTGACAAATCCTAACAAACACCAAAAAAACAGGAGCTATGTAACCAAGATAATGAGCGTTTTTGGGGGTAAGTCCCATGCTATCCACGCCAAAACCCACCAAATGATCAAAAGTTGGCATTAAAGCTAGCGCAAAGGTTGGGATCACCATTAATAAAATAGAGAGCATGAACATGTTTTTACGACCGAATCTATCCCCAAAGTGGGCCATCACTATGCCACCAAGCGGGCGCGCCAGATAACCTGCGGCAAAGATCCCATAAGTGTTGATTTCAGACCAGATAGGGCTAAGCGTGTTCGGGAAAAAGTGTTTGGCAATGATACTTGTAAAAAATACAAAGATGATAAAATCGTAAAATTCTAAAGTCCCACCAAGCGAAGACAATCCTAAGGTTTTCACCTCTTTTTTGCCTAAATGTTTTATTGATCATCCTTTCACTAAGGCTATCGCCCTATTTTAAATTTTTCATTTTGAAACTAAGATTGATAAAATTAATATAGCTACCTTACACCTTAAAGGAATTTTTTTAGATAATAAGCAGTAAATGAAATTTATTAGCACTCAAAGAGTGAATCATTCTACCTTTTTTATCATTAAACACCACTTAAACGAGTTTAAATTTTGTTTACTTGTTTTATTAAAACGCTTTACCCGATTATATCAGCCAAAAAAAACACTCCTATTAAGACTTGGGTAATAACGCTTCCTTTAATTTTTCAATGATAGCTTCTTCTCTTTTTTCACGAAATTCCTCGATATTTTCCCATTCTAATCTTAAATTAGGGTCAATATAATTTCTTTTTTTATACTCTTCTATGGCTTGTTGATTATCTTTATATTCTTCTTTGAGCCACACCTCAGGGTCTTTATCCTTTTTAGCAATATTCTCTGCACCTTCTAAAAGCTGGCGATTAAATAAATAATCCCTCCACCCATAGAAATCTTGATTTAATTTTTTATTTTTCTTATTAAACTTGGACTTTGGATAAATATGGTCTATATGAAAAGTGGTGGTTTTGTAGTTCAGGTGTGGGTATAAAATTTGCAAGATAGGAAAGACTTGATCGCTATATTTATAGTTCACCATCTCTTCTATCATATCGTTAGTGATTTTTAAAGGATTTTTTTCATGTTTGGCTAAATTATGGTTGAATGATTCAAAGGTTTGTGCTTCTTTCATGCTATGAGCAATAGCGCTTAATTTTGTATCTGTCGAGCTACTAAAATAACTCGTGATTTGAGCGTTGCGGACAAATTTTAGGGCTTGTTCTTTATCGTTCTCATTCATTTTTGAATTTAAAAAATAAAAATAGGCTAAACTGGATAAAATATAAGCTGAACCCAAATAGCCGGCATAACCAAAATTTTCTAATAGTTTTGCAGCGTTATAAATGCTTTCTGTGATTTTTTCCCAATTGTCTTCAATCTCTTTGATATTCTTTTTATTAAAATTTTTTAATTCAAAAGTAGTGTCTTTACCAACTAGAAGCAAGCAAGTTTTTAGCACCTGGTCTTGCCCCATGTTTGAAAAGCCTTGGTCTTTTAAAGCGTCCACTAGCTCATTCATTCTTTCTCTAATATCGCTTGAAAAGCTTACTGTCAAAATAGACATCAATAAATCAGAATAGCTTAACTTGACTCCGCCACTATTGACACGGATAAAGATATTTAAAACTTTATTAAGATTTTTTTCTGTTTCTTCAAAAAATGAAATGAGTTGTTTGTCGTGAAAAGCTTTGCTTAGATTTTCTAATAAATCCAATTCATTACCCTTTAAACCATGTTCTTGCGCATAATTCCAAACATTTTTCAACTCTAAAATATCCCCCACCTTAAACCAAAAATGCTCTTTATCGTTTGTAGGCACTTTGGCATGGAATTCAAATTCGTAATTGTCTTCTGGATTGTCCATGTTTGGCCGGCGCTTCAAATTCAAATACAAACGCTTCTCCTCATAAGCGTTGGGGTCATCGTATCTAACCCTTTTTTTCTTAAGCGTTCTAGTGCCTTTAAGCCCGATGTAAAGCGAGGTTAAACGCTGTTGGCCATCTAGGACAATAGACAAATCATCACGCTTGATTTGTTCAATACGGATTTTTTCATTGTGGGGCTTTCGCTCATCGTAATTTGTGATGAATTGATAGAGTTGGAAATTGAGTTTATCGCTATCTTGTTCATCGCTCTTGGCTATATCCTCCTTTTGTAATTTCCAAAATAAAAAAGAGCCAATAGGATAACCCCTAAGAATGGAGTCAAAAAGTTGCTCTATCTTTTTTTCATTGGCTTTTTTGAGCCACACATACTCACGCTGAATGTCAGGCAAAAAATAACGAATGTTCAATCCATCTACCACATTTTTAATGCTATTATCTAAAAACACACCCATGAGAATTTCCTTATTTTGTATTATTTAGGCTGTATTATAATCAAATATTAGATTGAGCTAACTTTAATTTAAGATTTTTTCCACGCACTTTTGGATCACTTCTAAAACCAAGCAAAAAAGCCAATAAATCAAAGCGGCTTCCAAATAAATAGGCAAAAAATCATAGCTGGCGTTCGCTTTTTGTTGCGCGATCCTAAAAACCTCTGCGATAGTTACCACAGAAGCTAAAGAAGTTTCTTTGAAAAGGCTGATGAAGGTGTTACTCAGGCTTGGCGTGGCGACCTTGAGCGCTTGAAAAAAGATGACATGCCAAAAGGTTTGCAAGTAATTCAAGCCCAAACTCAAGCTTGAATCCCATTGATCTTTAGGGACAGAAAGAAAGCTCGCCCTCAAAGTCTCTGAAGCGTATGCCCCCACATTAAAAGAAAACGCAATAATGCCTGCCGGGATTGGATCCATATAAACCCCAATGGCGGGCAAACCATAAAACACCACCACAATTTGGACCAATAAAGGCGTGCCTCTAATGAGCGAGACATAGAAATTCACGCCCGCTAATAAAGCCTTATGAATGAAATGTTTAGGGGGTGCGATTTTAATGAGGGCCACCATAACCGCAATGAATAAGCCCAAAATAAAAGAGATGATCGCTAAAGGCAAAGAAATAGAAAAAGCGGCTTTTAGCATGGGGTAGAAAGCTTCTAATAATAATTCCAAACGCTCCTTGCTTAAATCTAAAGATTCAAAAAACAAAGACAGGTTATGGCTGGCTGACATCTTTTCCAAAAAATTGTTCGCCTAAGCGTTTTAAAACCCCTTTGTTGATCAATCTTTGCATCGCCTGGTTGATAAGCTCTAAAGCTTTTTCTTGGTGCTTGTTAATAACAAAGGAAGCGCCCCCATCTTTTTCTTTGGACTCCCATGCGATTTTAAAGGGGCTGTTTTTATGGGTGTTTAGGTAGTTTAAGATCGCTAAAGAACTATTTAAGGTCAAATCGGCTCGTTTTTGCGCCACTAACAACAAGGCTTGCGCCATAGAATCCACCGAAACGATTTGAGCGTCGTATTTAAAAGCGATTTCCCCATAAGTGGAGCTTAAAGTGTTAGCCGCTCTCAAACCCTTAATGTCTTTAATGTCCTTAATGCGGTTTTCATCTTTCCTAACGAGCATGATCGTGCCTGAATAGCTATAAGGCAAGCT
This DNA window, taken from Helicobacter pylori, encodes the following:
- a CDS encoding DUF262 domain-containing protein, which produces MGVFLDNSIKNVVDGLNIRYFLPDIQREYVWLKKANEKKIEQLFDSILRGYPIGSFLFWKLQKEDIAKSDEQDSDKLNFQLYQFITNYDERKPHNEKIRIEQIKRDDLSIVLDGQQRLTSLYIGLKGTRTLKKKRVRYDDPNAYEEKRLYLNLKRRPNMDNPEDNYEFEFHAKVPTNDKEHFWFKVGDILELKNVWNYAQEHGLKGNELDLLENLSKAFHDKQLISFFEETEKNLNKVLNIFIRVNSGGVKLSYSDLLMSILTVSFSSDIRERMNELVDALKDQGFSNMGQDQVLKTCLLLVGKDTTFELKNFNKKNIKEIEDNWEKITESIYNAAKLLENFGYAGYLGSAYILSSLAYFYFLNSKMNENDKEQALKFVRNAQITSYFSSSTDTKLSAIAHSMKEAQTFESFNHNLAKHEKNPLKITNDMIEEMVNYKYSDQVFPILQILYPHLNYKTTTFHIDHIYPKSKFNKKNKKLNQDFYGWRDYLFNRQLLEGAENIAKKDKDPEVWLKEEYKDNQQAIEEYKKRNYIDPNLRLEWENIEEFREKREEAIIEKLKEALLPKS
- a CDS encoding amino acid ABC transporter substrate-binding protein is translated as MKKVLFLLVISFFLGFLNASSLYEKLINKETISVGTEGIYPPFTYHNKEGKLTGYDVEVARELAKELGVKIKFHETSWDIMLTGLKSGRFDMVANQVSLTTKKRQAAFDKSLPYSYSGTIMLVRKDENRIKDIKDIKGLRAANTLSSTYGEIAFKYDAQIVSVDSMAQALLLVAQKRADLTLNSSLAILNYLNTHKNSPFKIAWESKEKDGGASFVINKHQEKALELINQAMQRLINKGVLKRLGEQFFGKDVSQP
- a CDS encoding amino acid ABC transporter permease, producing MSASHNLSLFFESLDLSKERLELLLEAFYPMLKAAFSISLPLAIISFILGLFIAVMVALIKIAPPKHFIHKALLAGVNFYVSLIRGTPLLVQIVVVFYGLPAIGVYMDPIPAGIIAFSFNVGAYASETLRASFLSVPKDQWDSSLSLGLNYLQTFWHVIFFQALKVATPSLSNTFISLFKETSLASVVTIAEVFRIAQQKANASYDFLPIYLEAALIYWLFCLVLEVIQKCVEKILN